A part of Silvimonas soli genomic DNA contains:
- a CDS encoding polysaccharide deacetylase family protein has translation MYQQELDLARARRFAEQYPAHCFYQGRGRGLGVALTFSDGPAATTAALLDMLRVHRIPATFFWQGDQLARNHQLLRQALADGHTIGNLSWDHPHAESLSVMDFWLQQIQRTDDEFQRLAGIRPRLFRPPYAELTPEQLRILVEHDFRVMGWSIDPRNWENPTAPERAIEVTEQVLRQAYPQSIVLLHEGPVTLDNVVEVVDQIVPSLKSRGYHFVTADQLVGVKPYA, from the coding sequence ATGTACCAGCAGGAACTGGATCTCGCCCGTGCGCGCCGGTTTGCCGAGCAATATCCTGCCCACTGTTTTTATCAGGGCAGAGGCCGTGGCTTGGGCGTAGCACTGACTTTCAGTGATGGCCCCGCTGCCACCACCGCGGCGCTGCTGGATATGCTACGGGTGCATCGAATTCCTGCGACCTTCTTCTGGCAAGGCGACCAACTGGCCCGTAATCACCAGTTACTGCGCCAAGCGCTGGCAGACGGGCACACCATTGGCAATCTGTCGTGGGATCACCCGCATGCCGAATCCCTGTCGGTGATGGACTTCTGGCTGCAGCAAATTCAGCGGACTGATGATGAATTTCAGCGTCTGGCCGGCATTCGCCCACGCCTGTTTCGGCCGCCCTATGCCGAACTGACACCAGAACAATTGCGTATTCTGGTGGAGCACGATTTCCGGGTCATGGGTTGGTCCATTGACCCGCGAAACTGGGAAAACCCGACAGCACCCGAACGCGCCATTGAAGTGACCGAACAAGTGTTACGTCAGGCTTATCCGCAATCGATTGTTCTACTGCACGAAGGGCCGGTGACACTGGATAACGTGGTGGAAGTGGTCGACCAGATCGTGCCCAGCCTGAAATCCCGCGGCTACCACTTCGTGACCGCCGACCAGCTGGTTGGCGTCAAACCCTACGCCTGA